In the genome of Candidatus Woesearchaeota archaeon, the window TAATCAAACCTTCTTACAATTTTAAACATAAATATTTAAGACCGGACTATATCTTTTACAATTTAGGTATATATTATAGTGATAATTCTGTATCTGCAAAAAATAGATTTGGTATGGTGGTTCACAGAACAGAACTAAATGACACCTTAAGTTTAAAAGTTTTAATTAGAGATCAAAGTGCAAACTATTTAATTATGAACAATGGTGATTTAAGAATTATAATTCCACCAAAATACAAATCAAACCATGCAGGATTTAGTATGTTTAACGGATTTGAAGAAAGATGTTTAGGAACTCTTGATGAAAGATTAAAAAATGAATTTTCTTTAAATATGACTTTTATTGGCGCAGAATTAAGTGGAAATTGTAAATCTAATCCAACTAATGCCCAATATAAAACCTTAGAAAGATTAAAAGAACAACTTCAAGAAAGATATAAATTTCCAGATTATTTAGTAATTGGGCATGGCATGGCTTCTTACACAGGAGATCCAGATAGCAAATATCATCATCAATTAGGAAATCATACTGATCCTGGAAAACATTTTGATTGGAGTAAAATTGGAATAGATATAGAAAGAACAAATTTAGATTTGATTCTTGAAAGAGTTAAAAGTCCTAAAACTAAAATTAAATCTTATTCTACTCAGGAATTAGTAGAATTATTAAAAACAGTTCCAAATAATTATAATTTTGAAATAGTTAAAGAAAGTACAATTCAAAATACAAAAATCAAAATAGTTTCACTTTCAGATTTGGCTCATAATCCCTCTAACTCTTACAATTTTAGCAAAGCATCAAAATGCAAACACTTTTTAAGTAATTTTGAGAGCATAACAAAAACAAAACTAAAAAGAAATCCCACTTATAATTTATTTATCAGATAATTGACGCCAGAGGCAGGATTTGAACCTACAAGTCCCGAAGGACATCGGTTTTCGAGACCGACACACTACCTGGTTATGTGACTCTGGCAGGATTATTTAACTTTTTTAATTTTATAAACTGAATCATTTATTCTTGCAATTTTATCGAGCTTTATTGCAACTATCTTTCCTTTTTTTGCAGATTTTATTTTTTTATTTTCTACTTCCATACTTTTTAATTCTTGTTTTATCACGCCAGTAGTTTTTCCTTGAACTAAAATTTCATCTCCTAATTTTAATTCAGCAGCATAGATTTTAATTGCAGCAACTTTTATTTTATTATAAAAATTCAAAACTTTTCCAACATAAACTTTTCTTTCAGTTGCTTTTGAACCATGAACATCAATAAAATCATTTCCAGAAGGCTTTCTAAAATAAAATCCACTTGAAAATCCACGATTATAAACTTTTTCTAATTCAGAAGATAAGTCATCTTTGATTTTTAAGTTTAATTTTTTCTTGAAATATAAATCTATTGCTTTTCGATAAGCAGAAACAACAGTATAAACATACTCTGCACTTCTTTTTCTACCTTCAATTTTAAAAGCATCAGCTTTAGTTTCAATTATTTTATCAATAAAATTAATAGTACACAAATCTTTAGGAGACATAACATAATCTTTTCCTAAAATTAATTCGTTTGGTTCTTCAGCATCTTTTATTAAATATTGTCTTCTACAAGGTTGTAAACATTCTCCTCTATTGGCGCTTTTTCCAAACAAATGATGACTCATAAAACATCTTCCACTTAGAGAAACACACATCGCACCATGAATAAAAACTTCAACTTGCAATTTGGTTTTAGATTTTATTTTTTTAATTTGATCCAAACTACATTCTCTTGCCAAAACAATTCTCTTTATTCCTAACTTTTTATACTCTTCAACAGCTTCTGAATTTGCAACTGAGGCCTGTGTAGATAAAAACACATTTAATTTCAATTTTTTTGCCTCTTTAATTATTGCAAAGTCCCAAGCAATTATAGCATCTATCTTTGCTTTTTTTGCTTTTATTAAAATTTCTTTTACTTTTACTATTTCAGTTTCATAAATAATTGTATTTAATGTTAAATAAGCTTTAACTTTATTTTTATGACACTCCCCCACAATCTGATCTAACTCAGAAATTTTAAAATTCTCAGCTTCAGCTCTCATATTTAATTCTTTTAATCCAAAATAAATAGCATTTGCACCTGCATTTATTGCTACCTTTAACATTATCCAATCTCCTGCAGGAGCCATCAATTCAGGCTTTTTATTCATATTTAAATAGGTTAATCTAAACCTTTAAATATTTATACTTTTGAAAATTAAAAAATGTTCGAAGATATTAAATTAATATATAAAAATGATCCAGCTTGTAAAAATATAGAATTTATACTCTATCCTTGTTTGCATGCAATTGTTTTACATAGATATTTTGCACATCCTTTATATCAAATAAAAATCCCTTTTATCCAAGATTAATTTCACAAATCTCAAGATTTTTAAAGGGCATAGAAATTCATCCGAGTGCAAAAATAGAAAAAGGATTTTTTATAGATCATGGTCTTGGCGTAGTTATTGGTGAAACTGCAAGTCTAGGAAATAATTGCATTTTATTTCATAATGTTACTCTTGGTGGAACTGGAAAGCACATAGGAAAAAGACATCCGACAGTGGGTAATAATATCACAATTGGAACTGCAGCAACAATTCTTGGACCAATTACAATTGGAAATAATGTAAAAATTGGCGCAGAGCCTGTAATTATAAACAAAAATGTTCCTGCTAATTGCACAGTTGTTGGAGCACCAGGAAAAATAGTAAGATTAAACGGAAAAAAAGTAAATCTGGAATGAAAGCCTATTTAACTTCTTCTTTTTCTACAATTTTATACTTTTTATCAAATTTTTTCTGCTTAATCAGAGAAGTTAAACCTTCAATTACTATTGCTAATCCTGCTAAACACCAAAACCAATCAGAAGAAATTTTTATTATTTCTAAAGCATTTAAAGCAGAACCAACAGCCATAATAAAACCCATTAAAATAAATAATTGGTATTTTACTAGAGATTCATAACTTATAATTTGTACAGGTAATTTAACTGGGAGTTTAAGTGGAATTTTCACTTGATTTTATAGAAACTTTTTCTTTTTAAACTTTATTGTTTTAAAAAAATAAATTAGCTTGCAACTATTTCTACAAGCTTTATTTTAAAATTTAATACTTTTCCAGCCATTGGATGATTCATATCAATTATAATATCTTTATCACAAACGTGTGTGATAATTGCAGGAATTTGTCTTCCATCTGGCAATCTAATTCCTAACAT includes:
- a CDS encoding U32 family peptidase yields the protein MNKKPELMAPAGDWIMLKVAINAGANAIYFGLKELNMRAEAENFKISELDQIVGECHKNKVKAYLTLNTIIYETEIVKVKEILIKAKKAKIDAIIAWDFAIIKEAKKLKLNVFLSTQASVANSEAVEEYKKLGIKRIVLARECSLDQIKKIKSKTKLQVEVFIHGAMCVSLSGRCFMSHHLFGKSANRGECLQPCRRQYLIKDAEEPNELILGKDYVMSPKDLCTINFIDKIIETKADAFKIEGRKRSAEYVYTVVSAYRKAIDLYFKKKLNLKIKDDLSSELEKVYNRGFSSGFYFRKPSGNDFIDVHGSKATERKVYVGKVLNFYNKIKVAAIKIYAAELKLGDEILVQGKTTGVIKQELKSMEVENKKIKSAKKGKIVAIKLDKIARINDSVYKIKKVK
- a CDS encoding N-acetylmuramoyl-L-alanine amidase, with the protein product MNKKLISLLLTGFLSIFPYRDSLAKSKIVSKNLIKPSYNFKHKYLRPDYIFYNLGIYYSDNSVSAKNRFGMVVHRTELNDTLSLKVLIRDQSANYLIMNNGDLRIIIPPKYKSNHAGFSMFNGFEERCLGTLDERLKNEFSLNMTFIGAELSGNCKSNPTNAQYKTLERLKEQLQERYKFPDYLVIGHGMASYTGDPDSKYHHQLGNHTDPGKHFDWSKIGIDIERTNLDLILERVKSPKTKIKSYSTQELVELLKTVPNNYNFEIVKESTIQNTKIKIVSLSDLAHNPSNSYNFSKASKCKHFLSNFESITKTKLKRNPTYNLFIR